A region of the Propionispora hippei DSM 15287 genome:
TGACAAGTTCACCCTTTTCCCCCTCACCCATAACTTCTTCGGTTAAGGGATTAATAATTTCAGGGTAGAAATGGTCTTCATTAATATGTAAACCGTTCTGCACCTGGCACTCACAAGCCACACCGGGACCAATGATTTCACTTAAACCATAAATATCGATCGCTTTAATACCCAATTGCTCTTCAATTTCATGACGCATATGTTCAGACCATGGCTCAGCACCAAAAATGCCTACTTTTAATGACGTATCCTCCGGATTAATTCCCATTTCCCGCATGGTTTCAGCAATATATAAAGCATAGGAGGGTGTGCAGGCTATGGCCGTAGTACCAAAGTCTTTCATCAACAAAATTTGCCTTGCCGTATTACCGCTGGAAGCGGGAATGACCGAAGCACCTAATAGTTCAGCACCATAGTGCATCCCCAGTCCCCCTGTAAACAGGCCATAGCCGTAAGCAATCTGTATAAAAGACTGTTTAGTAACACCGGCCGCCGCCAAAGACCTCGCCATTACTTCCGACCAAATGCCGATATCCTTCTTGGTATATCCCACCACCGTCGGCCTGCCGGTGGTACCGCTGGAGGCATGAACCCGTACGATTTCACTTAGCGGAGCGGCAAACAATCCATAGGGATAATTATCCCGCATATCCTGTTTGGTTATAAACGGCAGTTTTGCAATATCCGCTAAGGTAGAAATATCCTCCGGCAGCAAACCACGTTCCTGCATTCTGGAACGATAAAAAGCCGATTTGTGATAAAGAGCTGCAACTAATTCCCGCAATCTTTGAGCCTGCAACTCTCTGAGTCTTCCCACTTCCATCGTTTCAATTGGCTGATTCCAATACAATATGTTTTCCTCCCAGCAATAGTTAAATCACGATTCAGCTTTATCGTTCAACATACCGGCATTTCCGTACAGCAATTGTCCTTTTTGTTTGTTCTGTTCCAGGTTAATCAGTTTATTCAGAAATCTGTCTAACTTGGTACTAAGCAGAAGAACATCTTCATCTGTTAACTGACTGTCTTTTCCCTTCGTATTTAACCGTTTTCTTAACCTTTCAATAATTTGTAGCAGCTTTTCCATTCTCATAATATCCCTCCGGCATTTCATTAAATATGATCCCCAGGAATATCTTTATGGTATAAGCAAACATGTAAAGGAAAATATAGAAAGGTTTTTATCAATTAAATATTTCATAAAATATTTCCATAATTATTTACCAAATCCTTCTATTAAACTAAATATCTCAACAAAAAATTCATATTTTTATAAAAATGGTAAGAAAATAAAAAAACTGTTCTATTTTCACATAGAACAGTTTGTTAGCTTTGGTGCGAGTGACCAGACTTGAACTGGTACGGGAGTTAAGTCCCGACGGATTTTAAGTCCGTTGCGTCTGCCGATTCCGCCACACTCGCAGAACAATCCAAGATAGTTAAACATACATCTCTTATTCAAAAATAATAATTGGAGGCGGCACCCAGATTTGAACTGGGGAGTAAAGGTTTTGCAGACCTCTGCCTTACCACTTGGCTATGCCGCCGAATGAATGGAGCGGAAAACGAGATTCGAACTCGCGACCCTCGCCTTGGCAAGGCGATGCTCTACCACTGAGCTACTTCCGCATAATATGGTGCCTCAGGACAGAATCGAACTGTCGACACGAGGATTTTCAGTCCTCTGCTCTACCGACTGAGCTACCGAGGCATTAAGTGAATGGCGACCCGGAAGGGACTTGAACCCTCGATCTCCGCCGTGACAGGGCGGCATGTTAACCACTACACCACCGGGCCGTACTTCAAACCGCATAATCTAGTATACAACAGCAACCATATGATGTCAATGCTTATTTTTTCACAACAGCTTGTCATATACTAACTTATGGCCACGAATGATATTCTATCATTTACTCCATACTATGTCAACATGATTATCTACATTATTTTTTTATTTCAGCTAATATTTTATTTATTGTCACTTTTACCTGTTCCGGCTCAAATGGTTTTATGATAAAGTCCGATGCTCCGGCTTTCAGCGCATCAGTAATGATCGCTCGCTGTCCCAAGGCTGTTACCATAATAATTTTAGCCAGCGGGTCTTCCTCGTGTATATGCTTGACAGCCTGTATGCCATCCAAACCTGGCATAGTTATGTCCATAGTCGTTATATCCGGTCTAACTTTAAAATACATTTCAATTGCTTGCTTTCCGTCACCAGCCTCCCCGACAATTTCGTGCCCTTCTTCCGTTAATTGCCGTTTTAACATCATGCGCATAAAAGCCGAATCATCACAAACCAATATCCTTGCCATATTAAACCCCGCCTTATCTAGATGTATTCATCCGAAGTAAGAAAATTACAGCTCTGGCATTAACCTATTTGACATTGCATAGTTTCCAACGTAGCAACTAACCGCTTCCCCAACTTCTCTTCCAGTTCCTGCAATGAACCTGCATCAAAATCAGCCGTCATCTGAGGCGTACGGCAGATGCGCATTTCCCCAAAAAATTCATCTCTGTAAATATTATAGTATATAACAAGATTACTTTCTGTGGCAAAATGACTATATTCTATGATAATGTATGAACCATTGATTATTCTCAGGGGTTCATTAGGTGCAATAAACAACTCAAAATCAGCAATCCGTTTGGGCAGCATATGTTCATATTGCCAGGTTAATATTTTTTTTTGCACGACAATACTTTCTACCGTATTGACATCAAAACAGGCCATCCGCTGTAATGTGATTCGCAGTTTCTCCAATAGAATTTTTTCAAGAGCATCTAAGCTAGTTACAATAAAAGTCGTATCACAAAACTCCGTCAACCCGATAGTAACCCGTCCTAAATAATCTTTCGTAGCAGCATCATATAAAACCGTCAATTTTCTGTGACGGCCTTCGTTTTGATAAGCGAATATAAAATATTTCGTCCCTTCCTGCCGGGA
Encoded here:
- a CDS encoding phenylacetate--CoA ligase family protein, which translates into the protein MYWNQPIETMEVGRLRELQAQRLRELVAALYHKSAFYRSRMQERGLLPEDISTLADIAKLPFITKQDMRDNYPYGLFAAPLSEIVRVHASSGTTGRPTVVGYTKKDIGIWSEVMARSLAAAGVTKQSFIQIAYGYGLFTGGLGMHYGAELLGASVIPASSGNTARQILLMKDFGTTAIACTPSYALYIAETMREMGINPEDTSLKVGIFGAEPWSEHMRHEIEEQLGIKAIDIYGLSEIIGPGVACECQVQNGLHINEDHFYPEIINPLTEEVMGEGEKGELVITTLTKEGMPMLRYRTRDLTILRRDICECGRTLVRMGKVLGRSDDMLIIRGVNVFPSQVESVLLSLGQTSPHYQLIVERKDNLDHLTVLVEVTDSMFSDEVRQLETLEHKIKSELSHVLNVSAQVRLVAAKTIERSEGKAKRVIDKRKI
- a CDS encoding aspartyl-phosphate phosphatase Spo0E family protein, encoding MRMEKLLQIIERLRKRLNTKGKDSQLTDEDVLLLSTKLDRFLNKLINLEQNKQKGQLLYGNAGMLNDKAES
- a CDS encoding response regulator yields the protein MARILVCDDSAFMRMMLKRQLTEEGHEIVGEAGDGKQAIEMYFKVRPDITTMDITMPGLDGIQAVKHIHEEDPLAKIIMVTALGQRAIITDALKAGASDFIIKPFEPEQVKVTINKILAEIKK